CGTCCTTCACTCGCGCGGCGGCCTCGTCGAGTGTGGTCAGCTTCTCCCCGGCGGACTTGGGCTTCGCTTCGAGGCGAAGCCGCGCGGCCTGGAAGTCGTACTCGCACCGGGAGATCGTCACCCGATGATCTCCCAGGTCTTCTGGTACCGGTCGAGCTGCTCCACCGTGTACGGGTCGAGCGGGTGCTCCCGCTCGGGGATGTCCACGTGCTTGTCCTCGCCGCAGAGCGGCGTCGTGAAGTAGCGCTGTCCGGTGTCGTTGATGATCGTGACGATGGACGGAAGCTCTGAGTGCTTGCGCGCGAGCTTAAGCGCTGCGGCCACGTTGCAGCCGCTCGAGATGCCGCAGAAGATGCCTTCTTCCCTGGCGAGGCGGCGGGCGATGGCGACGCTCTCGTCGGTCGTGGTGGTGATGACGCCGGTCAGGAGCGAGACGTCGAGGTTCTTCGGCACGAAGCCGTCGCCGATGCCTTCGATGCCGTGGTGCCCCCACGCGCGCGTCGAGAGCAGCGCGCACTCGGCCGGCTCGACGGCGTAGAGACGCACCGCGGGGTCGTGCCGGCGGAGGAATCGGCCGACGCCCGTGAGGAGGCCGCCGGAGCCCTGCGAATCCACGAAGGCGCCGATCCGGCCGTCCATCTGCTCGCGGATCTCCGGCCCTGTCGTGAGGATGTGCGCCTCGACGTTGTCCGCGTTGTCGAACTGGCCCGGCACCCAGTAGCGCGCGGGGTCTGCGGCGCGGATCTCCTGGAGGCGCTGGAGCGAGAGGTCCACGTCGCTCTCCCCGCCCTTGGTGAAGATCAGTTCGGCGCCGTAGGCGCGCATGATCTTCTTGCGCTCTTCGCTCATGCCCTCGGGCATCACGATGGTGCAGGCGTAGCCCTTGACGGCGGCGACCCAGGAGCAGGCGATCCCCGCGTTGCCCGTCGAGCACTCGAGCACGCTCATGCCGGATCGGAGATCTCCTCGCGCCTCGGCGCGCTCGAACATGTGGAGATAGATCCGGTCCTTGAGGCTGCCCGTCGCGCCGTACCACTCGACCTTGACGTAGATCGCGGGCTTGACGTCAAAGGTGATGCGGTTCAGCCGGACGAGAGGCGTGCGCCCGACCGCGGTCGCGATCGAGGGCAGGGCGCGAGCGTAGCGAGACCATTCGGGCGACGTCATAGGGGCAGAAGTTTAGCACTTCTCCTTCGATGCGGCGACTCTCGCGTTGCGGTATGGTCATCCCGTGCTGAACCGCAAGTTCGCCGACCTGCGCCACGCGAAGGATCTCGATCCGCGCGTGCTCAGCTACGATGCGGCGGCGCTTCCGCAGGCGGTCGTGGCGATCGGGCAGCGGGCGAGCCGGAAGACCAAGGGCGGCGTCGTGCTGGCCGAGCCTGGCTTCACGTGGGCGCTGTTCCTCTTTCCCGGGCGATGGTACGCGGTCGAATCAGTCTACGATCGGGGCGGAAGGCTCGTGGCCCACCACGTCGACATCTGCCGGCCGCTCGAAGAAATGGACGGCATGCTCTCGTTCCTCGACCTGAAGCTCGACCTGCTGATCCGCGCCGACGGCGAGGCATCCTGGCTGGACCAGGACGAGTACCAGGCCGAGGTGGACTCCGGCACCATTTCACCGGCCTGGCAGAAGTCGGTATCGGACACGGCGGCCGCGCTCGACCGCGAGCGCGCCTGTGGCGCCTTCCCCCCTG
This DNA window, taken from Candidatus Methylomirabilota bacterium, encodes the following:
- a CDS encoding DUF402 domain-containing protein — its product is MLNRKFADLRHAKDLDPRVLSYDAAALPQAVVAIGQRASRKTKGGVVLAEPGFTWALFLFPGRWYAVESVYDRGGRLVAHHVDICRPLEEMDGMLSFLDLKLDLLIRADGEASWLDQDEYQAEVDSGTISPAWQKSVSDTAAALDRERACGAFPPDVIQRFRP
- a CDS encoding PLP-dependent cysteine synthase family protein, with the translated sequence MTSPEWSRYARALPSIATAVGRTPLVRLNRITFDVKPAIYVKVEWYGATGSLKDRIYLHMFERAEARGDLRSGMSVLECSTGNAGIACSWVAAVKGYACTIVMPEGMSEERKKIMRAYGAELIFTKGGESDVDLSLQRLQEIRAADPARYWVPGQFDNADNVEAHILTTGPEIREQMDGRIGAFVDSQGSGGLLTGVGRFLRRHDPAVRLYAVEPAECALLSTRAWGHHGIEGIGDGFVPKNLDVSLLTGVITTTTDESVAIARRLAREEGIFCGISSGCNVAAALKLARKHSELPSIVTIINDTGQRYFTTPLCGEDKHVDIPEREHPLDPYTVEQLDRYQKTWEIIG